From a single Apium graveolens cultivar Ventura chromosome 2, ASM990537v1, whole genome shotgun sequence genomic region:
- the LOC141707102 gene encoding dynamin-2A-like has translation MAKEPSRLCVDEVHRVLVDIVLASANATPGLGRYPPFKREVVAIATTALDGFKNEAKSMVVALVDMERVFVPPQHFIRLVQRRMDRQRREDELKNRGSKRAVDAEQSSLNRATSPQTGGQQQTGGALKSLKDKLSRTEKDSQEAPALKTAGSEGEITAGFLLKKSTKTDGWSRKWFVLNEKTGKLGYTKKQEERHFRGVITLEDCVIEDSSEEEEPPAKSSKDKKANGPDAGKPNLVFKITNKVAYKTVLKAHSAVVLKAESNADKAEWLNKLRKVTGAKGGQAKGENGTPMRQSLSDGSLDTMARRPADPEEELRWMAQEVRGYVEAVLNSLAANVPKAIVLCQVEKAKEDMLNKLYSSVSSQSTARIEELLMEDQNVKYRRERYQKQSSLLSKLTRQLSIHDNRAAAASSLSSDTPESSPKSSGPSAGDDWRSAFDAAANGRSDSFGNSSRIGSNGHSRDPAEYGDAVPGSNPGGRRTPNRLPPVPPGPGYRF, from the exons ATGGCTAAAGAACCATCACGCCTCTGTGTTGATGAG GTGCATCGGGTACTTGTTGATATAGTTTTAGCTTCTGCAAATGCTACCCCAGGGCTTGGAAGATACCCTCCTTTTAAGAGAGAG GTTGTAGCAATTGCAACTACTGCCTTGGATGGGTTTAAAAATGAAGCAAAAAGCATGGTAGTTGCGCTTGTTGATATGGAGCGTGTATTTGTCCCGCCGCAACACTTTATCCGTCTGGTGCAAAGACG AATGGATAGGCAGAGGCGGGAAGATGAGCTGAAAAACCGCGGTTCAAAAAGGGCGGTTGATGCCGAGCAGTCTAGTTTGAATCGG GCAACTAGTCCTCAAACAGGAGGTCAACAGCAAACTGGTGGAGCTTTGAAATCGTTGAAGGACAAGCTGAGTCGAACAGAAAAGGATTCACAAGAGGCACCAGCCTTGAAGACCGCAGGTTCGGAAGGGGAGATAACAGcag GATTTCTGCTgaagaaaagcacaaaaacagATGGATGGAGTAGGAAATGGTTTGTTTTAAATGAGAAAACTGGAAAG CTTGGATACACCAAGAAACAAGAGGAGCGTCACTTCCGTGGAGTCATTACTCTGGAG GATTGCGTTATTGAAGATTCTTCTGAGGAAGAGGAACCGCCAGCAAAAAGCTCGAAGGATAAAAAAGCAAATGGTCCAGATGCTGGAAAACCTAATCTTGTTTTCAAGATAACTAACAAGGTTGCATATAAGACCGTGTTAAAAG CTCATAGTGCTGTTGTGTTAAAGGCCGAGAGCAATGCCGACAAAGCTGAATGGTTAAACAAGTTAAGAAAAGTGACTGGAGCTAAAGGAGGCCAAGCAAAGGGTGAAAATGGTACTCCAATGAGGCAAAGCCTCTCTGATGGTTCTCTT GATACAATGGCCAGAAGACCTGCAGATCCGGAAGAAGAACTTAGATGGATGGCCCAAGAAGTACGAGGTTACGTTGAAGCCGTACTGAATAGCCTGGCTGCTAATGTCCCAAAA GCTATTGTTCTTTGCCAAGTAGAGAAAGCTAAAGAAGACATGCTTAACAAATTGTACAGTTCTGTAAG CTCCCAAAGCACGGCTAGAATTGAAGAGCTGCTCATGGAGGACCAGAATGTAAAGTACAGAAGAGAGCGTTATCAGAAACAATCCTCCCTGCTGTCCAAACTTACGAGGCAACTTAGTATTCATGACAATCGAGCTGCCGCTGCCTCCAGTTTGTCTAGTGATACACCTGAAAGTAGCCCAAAGTCCAGTGGGCCTTCAGCTGGAGATGATTGGAGATCTGCTTTCGATGCTGCTGCCAATGGGCGATCCGACTCATTTGGTAATTCTTCTAGAATCGGTTCCAATGGTCATAGTCGGGATCCTGCAGAATATGGTGATGCAGTCCCAGGTTCAAACCCTGGTGGCCGGCGCACCCCTAATCGATTACCACCCGTGCCTCCTGGCCCTGGTTATAGGTTTTAA